CCGTCGACGGCGTGCCGACCGCCCTGCCGGCGCTGGCGCTCGCGGCCAAGCTGATGCACCGCGCCGCCTCGCACGGAGTTGCCGTGCCACCGGGGGACGACGACGGGCTGGGCTCTCGACTGATGGAGCTGGTCGCGGCTGCGCAGGCCGAGGGCCTGGACGCGGAGGCGGAGCTGCGGGCAGCGGCCCGACGGTTCAGCGAGCGGGTGCGCCTGGCGGAACGGGGTCGCGAAGCCGAGGCGTCACCGGGCTAGGGTCGCGCGGGTGACCGAGACCGACGCACCGCACGCCGGCGGCGAGTTCACCGCGATCGCCCGGCAGACCCTGGACGAGCTGCTCGCCCGGCACCCCGAGGCGGCCACGACGCTGGGCGACCACCGGCACGACGCGCGCCTGGGTGACCAGTCCGCCGAGGCGCTGGCGGACGAGGCGCAGTGGGCCGCCCGGCGGGTGCGGGCCCTGGACGGCCTGGACGCCGCGGGGCTGACCGCCGCGCAGCAGGCCGACGTGGCGATCCTGCGCAACGCGCTGGAGCTGCGCCGGTTCGAGATCGAGGAGCTGCGCGCCCACGAGTGGGACCCCCTCGTGGCCAACCCCGGCACCGCGGTCTACGTCCTGCTGGCGCGGGACTTCGCGCCGCTGGGCGACCGGCTGCGCTCGGTCGCCGGCCGGCTCGCGGCGGTGCCGGAGCGGCTGGTCACGGCCCGCGGGTCGCTGCAGGACATGCCCCGGGTGCACGTGGAGACGGCGATCGGGCAGTTCACCGGCACCCGCACCCTGCTGGCGACCGAGCTGGAGCGTGCGCTCGGCCGCGAGCCGGGGCGCCGGGCCGAGGTCGAGCCGGCCCGTCAGGCGGCCCTGGAGGCGATCGACGAGCACATCGGCTGGCTGGAGAGCCGGCTCGACGGCGCCGGCCGCGACCCCCGGCTGGGTGCCGCGACGTACGGCCGGAAGCTGGCCCTCACCCTCGACACCGAGGCGGCCGCCGACTCGGTGCTCGCCCGCGCGGAGGGCCAGCTCGAGGAGCTGGAGGACCGCATCGCCGAGACAGCGGCCCGGCTCGACGACGGCGACCCCGACGGCCGGGTGCGCCGGGTGCTGGACCGGCTGGCGGTCGACGGTGCGGTCGACGACGACACGATCGTCGGGCTGTGCGTGGCCGCCATGGCCGAGACGACCGACTTCGTGCGCGCGCACGACCTGGTCACCGTCTATGACGACCCGGTCGAGGTCATCGTGATGCCGGAGATCCACCGTGGCGTCGCGGTCGCCTACTGCGACCCGCCCGGCCCGCTCGAGACCGCGCCGCTGCCGACCTACTTCGCCGTGTCGCCGACGCCGTCGGACTGGTCGGAGGAGCGCGTGCGGTCGTTCTTCCGCGAGTACAACGCGCACATGCTGCACAACCTGACCGTCCACGAGGCGATGCCGGGACACGTGCAGCAGCTGGCGCACAACGCGCGCTACGAGTCCGAGGTGCCGGTGCGCAAGGCGCTGTGGAGCGGGTCCTTCGTCGAGGGCTGGGCGGTCTACGCCGAGGAGCTCATGATCGACGCGGGCTACCGCGAGGCCGAGGGGTTGGGCGACGCGCTGCGCATGCAGCAGCTGAAGATGCAGCTGCGGATGACCATCAACGCCATCCTCGACGCCCGGGTGCACGCGCACGGCATGACCGAGGACGAGGCGATGAGGCTGATGACGCGGCGCGGCCACCAGGAGGAGGGCGAGGCGGCCGGCAAGTGGCGGCGGGCGCAGCTGACCAGTGCCCAGCTCTCGACGTACTTCGTCGGCTACCTCGAGGTGCGCGACCTGGCACGCGACCTGGCCGGGGCCAGGCCCGGGACCACGGCCCGGGAGCGCCACGACGAGCTGCTGTCGCACGGCTCGCCCGCCGCGCGCCACCTG
This region of Actinomycetes bacterium genomic DNA includes:
- a CDS encoding DUF885 domain-containing protein; amino-acid sequence: MTETDAPHAGGEFTAIARQTLDELLARHPEAATTLGDHRHDARLGDQSAEALADEAQWAARRVRALDGLDAAGLTAAQQADVAILRNALELRRFEIEELRAHEWDPLVANPGTAVYVLLARDFAPLGDRLRSVAGRLAAVPERLVTARGSLQDMPRVHVETAIGQFTGTRTLLATELERALGREPGRRAEVEPARQAALEAIDEHIGWLESRLDGAGRDPRLGAATYGRKLALTLDTEAAADSVLARAEGQLEELEDRIAETAARLDDGDPDGRVRRVLDRLAVDGAVDDDTIVGLCVAAMAETTDFVRAHDLVTVYDDPVEVIVMPEIHRGVAVAYCDPPGPLETAPLPTYFAVSPTPSDWSEERVRSFFREYNAHMLHNLTVHEAMPGHVQQLAHNARYESEVPVRKALWSGSFVEGWAVYAEELMIDAGYREAEGLGDALRMQQLKMQLRMTINAILDARVHAHGMTEDEAMRLMTRRGHQEEGEAAGKWRRAQLTSAQLSTYFVGYLEVRDLARDLAGARPGTTARERHDELLSHGSPAARHLRHLLGL